In one Neobacillus sp. CF12 genomic region, the following are encoded:
- a CDS encoding bifunctional 2',3'-cyclic-nucleotide 2'-phosphodiesterase/3'-nucleotidase: MNRQNRTTMKALSATLAVSLFSMPLLNTQSFAAPNEVASVNVLASDEKDVAKFRIMETTDIHANLLNYDYYKDAAYEKVGLAKTATLVKEARNEIKNNVLVDNGDLIQGTPLGTYEAKIDPLKNGEVHPVFKAMNQMGYDMATLGNHEFNYGLDFLDEAYDDANFPYVNANVFVDDHDNNPDNDKNKFNPYKILNKKIVDEQGKKHVIKIGFIGFAPPQINEWDKANLEGKVVTKNIVETAKKFIPEMKEDGADLIVAMTHSGFSANKGNTEDVIYALSEVPGIDAITFSHTHKVFPAKSESMLDGLFLGSDKKPLPGIDNAKGTINGVPAVQAGYGGGSLGLIDLTLKKEKGKWTVLNSQSSTREIWVDVKDPVTGKTKTESTVAPDQEIVNAIKQNHDATVNYVNTPIGSTTDDIHSYFSLVQDDPSVQVVTNAQKWFVEKYVAEKKPEYKNLPILSVGAPFKAGRNGVAEYTEIKKGDLTIRSAGDLYLYDNTLKAVKVKGSVVKEWIEMTAGKFNQIDPNKSEEQALLNPSFPVYNFDVIDGVNYQIDVTKPARYDVNGNLVNSASSRVVNLTYNGQAIDLNQEFIVVTNNYRAGGGGNFPGVKGSELVVDSADENRQILMDYISEMKTITPTADNNWSIAQVNGNVNVTFTTSPKAEEYIHTNSKISFTNKTDHAGFGIFKYDLGTAPKENIKVQLLGLNDFHGQLDTDTKVKLDGQDVLAGSMEYTAAAMKQREASNPNTLLVHAGDMIGGSPLISAAFQDEPTVEVMEAMGFDVGTVGNHEFDEGITELKRMINGGEHPKGTKGYDGMNFPVIAANAFDTSTGQLITQPYAIKEVDGKKIGFIGVVTQETPTMIVRKGNETLEIRDEAESINQYTDILKKQGIEAIVVLAHNPTLQTGKADLFDASEMAEKVDDEVDVIFAAHNHVYVDKEVDNKLIVQAYSYGSAFSDVDLELDAVTGEIVKKDAEVVTVYQKDYTPDPTVSAIMKKYEDLIAPIKAEIVGDSMATLPKGYPSIDTFGDFAIGNLIADGMKASMNADFAMMNGGGVRAQLDAGEVTFGDLFAIQPFGNVLNKVLLSGADIEIVLNNQITDKGLDFHIAGFKYTWNSATNKVVDIVLPNGNKIDPNKEYSVVVNNYMYGNVKYGIGVLSTNLEVGPEDLEATVDYVKSLPKPFVYVVEGRIQKVTTTP; encoded by the coding sequence ATGAATAGACAGAATCGCACAACAATGAAAGCCTTATCAGCGACACTAGCCGTATCTCTATTCAGTATGCCTTTGCTTAATACACAGTCATTTGCAGCACCAAATGAGGTTGCATCGGTGAATGTGCTAGCTTCAGATGAGAAAGACGTAGCAAAATTCCGTATTATGGAAACAACAGATATTCATGCGAATCTTTTAAACTACGATTATTATAAAGATGCTGCATATGAGAAAGTAGGACTAGCAAAGACAGCTACATTAGTAAAAGAAGCACGTAATGAAATAAAAAATAATGTTCTAGTTGATAATGGGGATTTAATTCAAGGAACTCCATTAGGAACTTATGAAGCAAAAATTGATCCTTTAAAGAACGGTGAAGTTCATCCTGTATTTAAAGCCATGAATCAAATGGGCTATGATATGGCAACACTAGGAAACCATGAATTTAACTATGGATTAGACTTTTTGGACGAAGCATACGATGATGCTAATTTTCCGTATGTCAATGCAAACGTTTTCGTTGATGATCATGACAATAATCCTGATAATGATAAAAACAAATTTAATCCGTATAAGATTCTAAATAAAAAAATTGTTGACGAACAAGGTAAGAAACATGTAATAAAAATCGGTTTCATTGGCTTTGCTCCACCTCAAATTAATGAGTGGGATAAAGCAAATCTTGAAGGCAAAGTTGTCACTAAAAACATCGTTGAAACGGCTAAAAAATTCATCCCAGAAATGAAAGAAGACGGAGCAGATCTTATTGTAGCCATGACACATTCAGGCTTTAGTGCGAACAAAGGTAATACAGAAGATGTAATTTATGCGTTAAGTGAAGTTCCTGGTATTGACGCAATTACATTCTCTCATACACATAAAGTATTCCCAGCTAAATCAGAATCTATGCTTGATGGATTATTTTTAGGTTCAGATAAAAAGCCTTTACCTGGCATTGATAATGCAAAAGGTACAATCAATGGTGTACCAGCTGTACAAGCAGGTTACGGTGGTGGTTCTTTAGGATTAATTGACCTAACGCTTAAAAAAGAAAAAGGGAAATGGACTGTTTTAAACTCACAATCTTCAACTCGTGAAATCTGGGTTGATGTGAAAGACCCAGTTACAGGTAAAACAAAAACAGAAAGTACAGTAGCACCTGATCAAGAAATAGTTAATGCGATTAAACAAAATCATGATGCAACTGTTAACTATGTGAATACACCAATTGGATCAACTACAGATGATATTCATAGTTATTTTTCATTGGTACAAGATGATCCTTCCGTTCAAGTTGTTACAAATGCACAAAAATGGTTTGTAGAGAAATATGTAGCTGAAAAGAAACCAGAATATAAAAACTTACCGATTTTATCAGTTGGAGCACCATTTAAAGCTGGACGTAATGGAGTTGCTGAATACACAGAGATTAAAAAAGGTGATTTAACGATTCGAAGTGCAGGCGATTTATATCTATATGATAATACGCTAAAAGCAGTAAAAGTCAAAGGTTCAGTTGTCAAAGAATGGATTGAAATGACTGCCGGTAAATTTAATCAAATAGATCCAAATAAATCAGAAGAGCAAGCTTTATTAAATCCATCTTTCCCTGTTTATAACTTCGATGTGATTGACGGTGTAAACTATCAAATCGATGTAACCAAACCAGCAAGATATGATGTGAACGGAAATTTAGTTAATAGTGCATCTAGTCGTGTAGTGAATTTAACTTATAACGGCCAAGCAATAGATTTAAATCAGGAATTCATCGTTGTTACAAATAACTATCGTGCTGGTGGCGGGGGGAACTTCCCAGGTGTTAAAGGAAGTGAACTTGTTGTTGACTCAGCTGATGAAAATCGTCAAATCTTAATGGATTACATTTCTGAAATGAAAACAATTACGCCAACTGCCGACAATAACTGGTCGATTGCACAGGTTAACGGTAATGTTAACGTAACTTTCACAACTTCACCAAAAGCGGAAGAATATATTCATACAAATAGTAAAATCTCATTTACAAATAAAACAGATCATGCAGGTTTTGGTATTTTTAAATATGATTTAGGCACAGCTCCTAAAGAAAACATTAAAGTGCAATTACTAGGCTTAAATGATTTTCATGGACAACTTGATACAGATACAAAAGTAAAACTTGATGGGCAGGATGTATTAGCTGGTAGCATGGAATACACAGCTGCTGCTATGAAGCAACGTGAAGCATCAAATCCAAATACTTTACTTGTTCACGCGGGAGATATGATCGGTGGTAGTCCTTTAATCTCAGCGGCATTCCAAGACGAACCAACTGTTGAAGTAATGGAAGCAATGGGCTTTGATGTGGGAACTGTTGGAAACCATGAGTTTGATGAAGGTATTACAGAATTAAAGCGTATGATTAATGGCGGTGAACATCCGAAGGGTACAAAAGGGTATGATGGTATGAACTTTCCAGTTATTGCTGCCAATGCCTTTGATACTTCAACTGGTCAATTAATCACACAACCATATGCAATTAAAGAAGTAGATGGTAAAAAGATAGGTTTCATCGGTGTTGTAACACAAGAAACACCAACAATGATTGTCCGAAAAGGAAATGAAACACTTGAAATCCGTGATGAGGCTGAATCAATTAATCAGTATACGGATATTCTTAAAAAACAAGGAATTGAAGCGATTGTCGTTCTAGCGCATAATCCTACACTTCAAACAGGTAAAGCAGATCTATTTGATGCATCTGAGATGGCAGAAAAAGTAGATGATGAAGTAGACGTAATTTTTGCAGCTCATAATCACGTATATGTTGATAAGGAAGTAGATAATAAATTAATCGTTCAAGCTTATTCTTATGGCTCTGCATTTTCAGATGTTGATTTAGAGCTGGATGCAGTAACTGGAGAAATCGTTAAAAAGGACGCTGAAGTGGTAACTGTATACCAAAAAGACTATACACCAGATCCTACAGTTTCTGCGATTATGAAGAAATATGAAGATTTAATTGCTCCAATTAAAGCAGAAATCGTTGGAGATTCGATGGCAACTTTACCAAAAGGTTATCCATCTATAGATACTTTCGGCGATTTTGCAATTGGAAACTTAATAGCTGACGGTATGAAAGCTTCAATGAATGCGGACTTTGCAATGATGAACGGTGGTGGAGTTCGAGCACAACTTGATGCTGGTGAAGTTACGTTTGGTGACTTATTTGCCATTCAACCATTTGGAAACGTACTAAATAAAGTATTACTTAGTGGTGCAGATATCGAGATAGTATTAAATAATCAAATTACTGATAAAGGTCTTGATTTCCATATTGCTGGATTTAAATATACGTGGAATTCTGCAACGAACAAAGTGGTAGATATCGTTTTACCAAATGGTAATAAAATCGATCCAAACAAAGAATACTCAGTTGTTGTGAACAACTATATGTACGGAAATGTCAAATATGGTATTGGTGTACTTTCAACTAATCTAGAAGTAGGTCCAGAAGATCTAGAAGCAACAGTAGATTATGTTAAATCACTTCCAAAACCTTTCGTTTACGTAGTTGAGGGACGAATTCAAAAAGTAACAACTACTCCTTAA